The Hyperolius riggenbachi isolate aHypRig1 chromosome 3, aHypRig1.pri, whole genome shotgun sequence genome window below encodes:
- the LOC137564370 gene encoding polymeric immunoglobulin receptor-like — protein sequence MGVCMLLLSAVTLVFPAVTLAYRVTGSVGGIVVLPCGYPPSKESSILCWGRGSCSAFGCNFPVVRAEPNKAAWKKSDRYELNDGDASLQITDVSLDDSGTYCCRVKTLDSDLQREIQVEIQHALMLQNLVRGAVENVLTLPCKYSAKDGKNSMCWGRGNCGLSGCPHKILTSDGDKVTWNRSERYQLRGDLSTGDVSLTINGVFKDDEGAYCCRVMVPGPFNDLKTNIQLEVEDVNQVRGSLSEKQTLPCSYSTDIGRFPTCWGRGHCGVLSCHSTILSTDGENVTWRESDRYKVDESIETGHVSLTINNATEDDGGVYCCRVTVPGMFNDIKKEIRLEIQHAVHMTVSVGETVNLPCSYSTSEGTNRMCWGRGKCPTFNCRDAIITSDGATVAWAESSRYEMKGRLEDGDVSLSIRDVTKKDRGKYCCLVDIPGLYNDKTTEVNLEVQEALPGRGPK from the exons ATGGGTGTCTGCATGTTATTGCTGTCCGCTGTCACTCTGGTCTTCCCAG CTGTAACGTTGGCCTACCGTGTGACCGGATCGGTGGGGGGTATTGTGGTTCTACCCTGTGGTTACCCACCTTCCAAAGAGTCCAGCATcctgtgctgggggaggggaagcTGCTCGGCCTTCGGCTGTAACTTCCCAGTGGTCAGAGCGGAGCCCAACAAAGCGGCCTGGAAAAAATCAGATAGATACGAGCTGAATGACGGTGACGCTTCCCTGCAAATCACTGACGTTTCTCTGGATGACAGCGGCACCTACTGTTGTCGTGTGAAGACCTTGGATTCTGACCTGCAGAGAGAGATACAAGTGGAGATACAACAtg CTCTGATGCTGCAAAACCTTGTACGAGGAGCAGTGGAAAATGTACTTACCTTACCCTGCAAATACTCCGCTAAGGATGGTAAGAACAGTATGTGCTGGGGACGGGGCAACTGTGGCCTCTCTGGATGTCCCCATAAGATCCTCACCAGCGATGGAGACAAAgtaacctggaaccgttcggagaGATATCAACTGAGAGGAGACCTATCAACTGGAGACGTGTCCCTGACCATCAATGGTGTATTCAAGGATGATGAGGGAGCATATTGCTGTCGCGTGATGGTCCCAGGACCAttcaatgacctgaagacaaacatCCAACTGGAAGTGGAAGACG TTAACCAGGTCAGGGGGTCGCTGAGCGAGAAGCAGACGCTGCCTTGCTCATACTCCACGGATATCGGCAGATTCCCCACGTGTTGGGGACGAGGACATTGCGGGGTCCTGTCATGCCACAGTACGATCCTCTCTACGGATGGTGAAAACGTCACCTGGAGGGAATCGGACAGATACAAGGTGGACGAGAGCATAGAGACGGGGCATGTGTCGCTGACCATCAACAATGCCACTGAGGACGATGGCGGAGTGTACTGCTGCAGGGTGACCGTGCCGGGCATGTTCAATGACATCAAGAAAGAGATCCGTCTGGAGATACAGCACG CGGTTCACATGACTGTATCAGTGGGAGAAACAGTGAATCTGCCCTGCTCATACAGCACCAGTGAGGGGACAAATAGAATGTGTTGGGGACGAGGAAAGTGCCCCACCTTTAATTGCAGAGATGCGATCATCACATCGGATGGTGCCACAGTAGCCTGGGCAGAGTCTAGCCGATACGAAATGAAAGGGAGACTGGAGGATGGCGACGTGTCCCTCTCCATCCGTGACGTCACCAAGAAGGACAGAGGAAAGTATTGCTGCCTGGTGGATATTCCTGGACTGTACAATGACAAGACAACAGAGGTCAATTTGGAGGTGCAGGAAG